A region of the Dyadobacter sp. CECT 9275 genome:
GGGAAACAATAATCCAGCGGTAATTCCTGATTTTAATAGCGGTCATTGGATGAAAGTTTATTGATATACTGCTGAATATGATTCCTTAGCCCCTCCCAGTTTTTCTGCTGAATAAGCTGTTTGTCAAATAATTGCCCTCCTATACCGTAGCCGTCTGCACCGGCTTTTTTAAATTCCAGAATATTATCCAGGCTTACACCGCCGGTAGGAAGTACTTTAATGTTGTTCAAAGGTGCTTTCAGATCCTTGATAAAGGCGGGCCCGAGTGACGTTGCCGGATATATTTTAACCATGGAAGCTCCCAGCGACCATGCATGATAAATTTCGGTTGGCGTGTAAGCGCCCGGGAAAATCGGGATACCTTTTTTGACACAGGATCTGATCACTTTTTTATTGATGATCGGAGTAACAATAAACTGCGCTCCAGCTTCCAGAGCCGCTTCCAGATCTTCCTTCGAACATACCGTACCCGCTCCGATATTAAGACCACTGTGCTCATTTTCGATAGCATACTTAATTATTTCTGCGGCACCCCGGGTATTCATGGTGATCTCAATTGTAGTGAGGCCTGCTTCCCTGCAAACCGGGAGGATCTGTCTGATATCCTCCAGACCGATGTTACGAACGATACCTACAATGGGTACTTTCTCAAATAATTCCCATGAAAATTTCTTATTACTCATCAGGTTGCTTTCGAGGTTAAAAACTTGTTCTGAAAAATTGTAGCCTGCCCGGCAATGGTTGCTTTATGAACAAAATCAGACGGAACTTTCAGTACCCGGTTGGCCAA
Encoded here:
- a CDS encoding bifunctional 4-hydroxy-2-oxoglutarate aldolase/2-dehydro-3-deoxy-phosphogluconate aldolase, encoding MSNKKFSWELFEKVPIVGIVRNIGLEDIRQILPVCREAGLTTIEITMNTRGAAEIIKYAIENEHSGLNIGAGTVCSKEDLEAALEAGAQFIVTPIINKKVIRSCVKKGIPIFPGAYTPTEIYHAWSLGASMVKIYPATSLGPAFIKDLKAPLNNIKVLPTGGVSLDNILEFKKAGADGYGIGGQLFDKQLIQQKNWEGLRNHIQQYINKLSSNDRY